A region of Epinephelus fuscoguttatus linkage group LG1, E.fuscoguttatus.final_Chr_v1 DNA encodes the following proteins:
- the mov10a gene encoding putative helicase mov-10-B.1, producing MSSLQESLESGLDFIEFLGDRISITSVKELRDIYKSEFRGREGIKDPTFYKVLHVLLKFNKAHIRQGKIYINVRPQVRVYCDQWRRPRAPPQSPQSPSSGPQRTLETPAHPSAPSTPVTPVLTPKKKLATEILHKLKANRKALTADKGGIEITSDPVPTGGKVKFTVNLKELFIVRFHIVNKGTDCVHFTFYTALHKIRCFTLEDERRVTRACPLFLCPGESYEVVVRYTLNHYGYFPASMYFEFCPDVPGSVPFCIVREMEAIARTPLAVELGPVAPYKPFQVATYKPVNTVVVEGVPPERSVVQPLKMAVKLGDYKYPHYLKELAKRRMEDSENLPPAARQKLASVKGLLNSALKMKTYSHRFHLLLHLEEIQMEVDIRKYDLHNQIMNEDQSNKKLLTLRVPGVAENRPSVLRGDMLRVSKSGDTVQPIVVYTGYVHRVELDRVKLGFSKRLLQTFLSNMKFDVEFTINRYSLKLQHRAVDLAVKHQLEEVLFPSGAAAANLPMPKLRMFNRQLENNPEQHAAVQRIVAGSSKPAPHLVFGPPGTGKTITLVEAMNQVSRADPSAHILACAPSNSASDLLCERLMVHMDPRRIYRVYASSRDPRTVPKNLLKNCNWDQKQDAFVFPEKEILMQYTIIVTTMVTAGRLVSGGIPVGHFTHVFMDEAGQAVEPECAIGIAGLLSAEKGQLVLAGDPKQLGPILRSPLALQYGLELSLLERLMKHNTLYQKSTDSGHFDTRFVTKLLRNYRSHAAILKIPNELFYDNELQVFADQWERDTYCNWEHLPRKGFPVIFHGVMGKDEREANSPSFFNVSEIEVLVDYLTKLMETQGKKGLPKLSAKDIGIIAPYRKQVEKIQKALKSVSVLSRWNDLKELKVGSVEEFQGQERKIIMVSTVRSSINYVKMDKDFNIGFLSNEKRFNVALTRARSLLIVVGNPVILNKDPTWEKFISYCVKEKGYTGFDFEDAEGEDELVSRVATLKINVESDNPVQEESALQQHLDPEWKHEH from the exons ATGTCGTCGCTTCAAGAGTCGCTTGAATCCGGACTGGACTTCATTGAATTTCTGGGAGACAGAATATCCATCACCAGCGTGAAGGAACTTCGGGACATCTACAAATCTGAGTTTAGGGGCAG AGAAGGGATAAAAGACCCTACCTTTTACAAAGTTCTCCATGTACTACTGAAATTCAACAAAGCCCACATAAGGCAGGGGAAGATCTACATAAATGTCAGACCGCAG GTTAGAGTCTACTGTGACCAGTGGAGGAGGCCCCGGGCCCCTCCTCAGTCACCACAGAGTCCCAGCTCTGGCCCTCAGAGGACACTTGAGACACCTGCACACCCCTCTGCCCCCTCCACACCTGTGACCCCTGTGCTGACCCCCAAGAAGAAGCTGGCTACGGAAATCCTTCACAAGTTAAAGGCGAACAG GAAAGCGCTGACAGCTGACAAGGGGGGCATTGAGATCACGTCAGACCCCGTGCCGACTGGTGGAAAGGTAAAATTCACTGTGAATCTCAAAGAGCTGTTCATCGTCAGGTTCCATATCGTAAACAAGGGCACAGACTGCGTCCACTTCACGTTCTACACTGCCCTGCACAAGATCCGCTGTTTCACTCTGGAGGATGAAAGAAGAGTGACCAGAGCCTGCCCACTGTTCCTCTGTCCTG GGGAAAGCTATGAGGTTGTGGTTCGGTACACGCTGAACCACTATGGATATTTCCCTGCCTCTATGTACTTTGAGTTCTGCCCAGATGTGCCAGGATCTGTGCCTTTTTGTATTGTGAGGGAGATGGAAGCCATAGCCAGGACCCCGCTGGCTGTGGAGCTGGGGCCCGTGGCTCCTTACAAACCATTTCAGGTGGCCACATACAAGCCTGTCAACACTGTGGTAGTGGAGGGAGTGCCTCCTGAGcg CTCTGTCGTCCAGCCTCTAAAGATGGCAGTGAAATTAGGAGACTATAAGTACCCTCATTACCTAAAGGAACTGGCTAAACGGAGGATGGAGGACTCCGAGAACCTCCCTCCAGCTGCCAGACAGAAACTGGCATCAGTGAA GGGTCTCCTCAACTCCGCCTTAAAGATGAAGACGTACTCTCATCGATTTCACCTCCTGCTACACCTGGAGGAGATACAGATGGAGGTGGACATCAGGAAGTATGACCTCCACAATCAAATCATGAATGAAGACCAAAGCAACAAAAAGCTGCTCACACTCAGA GTTCCCGGTGTGGCTGAGAATCGGCCATCTGTACTACGAGGAGATATGCTGAGGGTGTCCAAGTCTGGAGACACGGTCCAGCCAATCGTCGTGTACACCGGATATGTTCACAGAGTAGAGCTGGATCGTGTGAAGCTGGGCTTTTCCAAGAG GTTGTTGCAGACTTTTCTCAGCAATATGAAGTTTGACGTGGAGTTTACCATCAACCGGTACTCCTTGAAGCTTCAGCATCGCGCAGTGGATTTGGCAGTGAAGCATCAGCTGGAAGAGGTGCTGTTCCCGTCTGGTGCAGCAGCTGCTAATCTCCCTATGCCTAAACTCAG GATGTTTAACCGTCAGCTGGAGAACAACCCAGAGCAACACGCTGCGGTCCAGCGCATTGTAGCCGGATCATCAAAGCCTGCTCCTCATCTTGTGTTTGGGCCTCCTGGAACTGGGAAGACAATCACTCTGGTGGAAGCTATGAATCAG GTCAGCAGGGCAGACCCCTCAGCCCACATCCTGGCCTGTGCACCCTCAAACAGTGCCTCTGACCTCCTCTGTGAGAGACTCATGGTACACATGGATCCTCGCCGGATTTACCGTGTGTACGCCAGCAGCAGGGACCCAAGAACTGTCCCCAAGAACCTGCTG AAAAATTGTAACTGGGACCAGAAACAGGATGCCTTTGTGTTTCCAGAGAAAGAAATTCTGATGCAATACACCATCATAGTTACGACCATGGTCACAGCCGGCAG ACTGGTGTCTGGAGGAATCCCGGTCGGCCATTTTACCCATGTGTTTATGGATGAAGCAGGCCAGGCAGTGGAGCCAGAGTGCGCCATTGGTATTGCAG GTCTGCTCAGTGCAGAGAAGGGTCAGCTGGTGCTGGCAGGAGATCCCAAACAGCTGGGACCAATCCTTCGATCTCCTCTTGCACTGCAGTATGGACTCG AGCTGTCCCTGCTTGAGAGACTGATGAAACACAACACTTTATATCAGAAAAGCACTGACTCCGGGCACTTTGACACTCGCTTTGTCACCAAACTGCTGCGAAACTACAG GTCTCATGCTGCCATCCTGAAAATCCCCAATGAGCTGTTCTATGACAATGAGCTGCAGGTGTTTGCTGACCAGTGGGAGCGTGACACCTACTGCAACTGGGAACACCTTCCCAGAAAG GGTTTCCCAGTGATCTTCCACGGGGTGATGGGCAAAGACGAGAGAGAGGCCAACAGTCCCTCTTTCTTCAACGTGTCTGAGATTGAAGTTCTGGTCGACTACCTCACCAAGCTGATGGAAACCCAAGGAAAGAAAGGGCTCCCCAAACTCTCTGCAAAAGACATCGGCATAATCGCCCCCTACAGGAAACAG GTGGAGAAAATCCAAAAAGCCCTGAAGTCCGTCTCAGTTCTGAGTCGATGGAACGATCTCAAAGAGCTCAAG GTGGGGTCTGTAGAGGAGTTTCAGGGACAAGAGAGGAAGATCATCATGGTCTCTACCGTCCGCAGCAGCATCAACTACGTCAAGATGGACAAAGACTTCAACATTGGGTTCCTGTCGAATGAAAAG AGATTCAACGTGGCCCTGACCAGAGCCAGATCCCTGCTGATAGTCGTGGGGAACCCTGTGATCCTCAACAAGGACCCCACCTGGGAGAA GTTCATCAGCTACTGTGTGAAGGAGAAGGGTTACACCGGATTTGACTTTGAAGATGCAGAAGGAGAGGATGAGCTTGTGTCAAGAGTGGCAACCCTGAAAATCAACGTGGAGTCTGACA ATCCTGTACAAGAGGAGAGTGCCCTGCAGCAGCACCTGGACCCTGAATGGAAACATGAGCATTAA
- the LOC125891117 gene encoding uncharacterized protein LOC125891117 isoform X1, which translates to MSCFKNKKHRLTFQHVKMSSLHCCVPKCTRDSRLNSEISFHTFPKDPEVRKQWLIKIRRYEFSPTPATRVCGKHFLSGDIEVGPGGKKRYLRKGAIPVLFEWNDTLPTPRLDQTDSHSDSDMVTLPCDHDYCATPKTAVMADEMRGEMFTALEEKDEEIRPLQHKAEALQLRTRCCLDRYAGSDEHIRLYTRFVSYKHLMAFWRLVESASASCSDFSLSTTKLPPIDELLLFLMYLSTGQSQIELAERFDIHRSTVSSIIATWTHFLYQLLGSQRLWMPREAVRAHLPPEFAGYQDTQVILDCTEIRIQAPSSLLLPSEVFSSYKSHPTLKAMIGMAPHGAVTFVSGLYAGSMSDKEIFRLSGITNLLTPDMAIMVDKGFLIENVAPCKVYRPAFCSRNAKMSREDVIKTQSIAHLRVHVERCIRRLKENKLFDTSIQLSVCGSIEELFSVACFLVNYQNGPLVKEWAT; encoded by the exons ATGAGTTGttttaagaataaaaaacatAGATTAACTTTCCAACACGTGAAAATGTCCAGTTTACATTGTTGTGTTCCCAAGTGTACCCGTGATTCTCGTCTTAATTCGGAAATAAGTTTCCACACGTTTCCTAAAGATCCCGAGGTACGAAAACAGTGGCTGATCAAAATAAGACGCTACGAGTTCTCTCCAACGCCTGCCACTCGTGTCTGTGGCAAGCATTTTCTGTCGGGAGATATTGAGGTGGGACCTGGAGGGAAGAAAAGATACCTAAGGAAAGGAGCTATACCTGTTCTCTTTGAATGGAATGACACGCTCCCCACACCAAGACTGGACCAGACAGACTCACACTCCGACTCGGACATGGTAACGTTACCCTGTGATCATGATTACTGTGCAACTCCCAAAACAGCAGTGATggcagatgagatgagaggTGAGATGTTCACTGCGCTTGAAGAGAAGGATGAGGAGATCAGACCGCTGCAGCACAAAGCAGAGGCTCTACAGCTGCGAACGCGTTGTTGCCTAGACCGCTATGCAGGCTCAGACGAGCATATTCGCCTCTACACCAG GTTTGTCTCCTATAAGCACTTGATGGCCTTTTGGAGATTGGTGGAATCTGCCTCTGCCAGCTGCTCTGATTTCTCTCTATCAACAACG AAACTTCCTCCCATTGATGAACTGCTGTTGTTCCTCATGTACCTGTCAACGGGCCAGTCTCAAATAGAACTAGCTGAGCG GTTTGACATTCACCGCTCAACAGTCAGCAGTATTATAGCCACGTGGACCCACTTCCTGTACCAGCTGCTTGGAAGCCAGCGTCTATGGATGCCACGTGAAGCTGTGAGAGCACACCTTCCGCCAGAGTTTGCTGGTTACCAGGATACCCAAGTAATACTTGACTGTACTGAAATACGCATCCAGGCCCCATCCTCTCTTCTGCTTCCAAGTGAG gTCTTTTCATCGTACAAGTCTCACCCAACCCTGAAGGCCATGATTGGCATGGCTCCCCATGGTGCAGTTACATTTGTCTCTGGCCTGTATGCAG GATCCATGAGTGATAAAGAGATTTTCAGACTGTCTGGCATCACCAACCTGCTCACACCAGACATGGCCATCATGGTGGACAAAGGGTTCCTTATAGAGAATGTGGCTCCATGCAAG GTGTACCGGCCTGCTTTTTGCTCCAGAAATGCCAAGATGAGTCGAGAGGATGTCATTAAGACTCAGTCCATTGCACATCTTCGTGTGCACGTAG aacgCTGCATTCGACGCCTTAAAGAGAACAAACTGTTCGACACCAGCATACAATTGTCGGTGTGTGGAAGCATTGAGGAGCTCTTCAGTGTGGCTTGCTTCCTTGTCAACTATCAAAATGGACCATTGGTGAAGGAATGGGCAACATGA
- the LOC125891117 gene encoding uncharacterized protein LOC125891117 isoform X2 — protein sequence MSCFKNKKHRLTFQHVKMSSLHCCVPKCTRDSRLNSEISFHTFPKDPEVRKQWLIKIRRYEFSPTPATRVCGKHFLSGDIEVGPGGKKRYLRKGAIPVLFEWNDTLPTPRLDQTDSHSDSDMVTLPCDHDYCATPKTAVMADEMRGEMFTALEEKDEEIRPLQHKAEALQLRTRCCLDRYAGSDEHIRLYTRFVSYKHLMAFWRLVESASASCSDFSLSTTKLPPIDELLLFLMYLSTGQSQIELAERFDIHRSTVSSIIATWTHFLYQLLGSQRLWMPREAVRAHLPPEFAGYQDTQVILDCTEIRIQAPSSLLLPSEVFSSYKSHPTLKAMIGMAPHGAVTFVSGLYAGSMSDKEIFRLSGITNLLTPDMAIMVDKGFLIENVAPCKKCQDESRGCH from the exons ATGAGTTGttttaagaataaaaaacatAGATTAACTTTCCAACACGTGAAAATGTCCAGTTTACATTGTTGTGTTCCCAAGTGTACCCGTGATTCTCGTCTTAATTCGGAAATAAGTTTCCACACGTTTCCTAAAGATCCCGAGGTACGAAAACAGTGGCTGATCAAAATAAGACGCTACGAGTTCTCTCCAACGCCTGCCACTCGTGTCTGTGGCAAGCATTTTCTGTCGGGAGATATTGAGGTGGGACCTGGAGGGAAGAAAAGATACCTAAGGAAAGGAGCTATACCTGTTCTCTTTGAATGGAATGACACGCTCCCCACACCAAGACTGGACCAGACAGACTCACACTCCGACTCGGACATGGTAACGTTACCCTGTGATCATGATTACTGTGCAACTCCCAAAACAGCAGTGATggcagatgagatgagaggTGAGATGTTCACTGCGCTTGAAGAGAAGGATGAGGAGATCAGACCGCTGCAGCACAAAGCAGAGGCTCTACAGCTGCGAACGCGTTGTTGCCTAGACCGCTATGCAGGCTCAGACGAGCATATTCGCCTCTACACCAG GTTTGTCTCCTATAAGCACTTGATGGCCTTTTGGAGATTGGTGGAATCTGCCTCTGCCAGCTGCTCTGATTTCTCTCTATCAACAACG AAACTTCCTCCCATTGATGAACTGCTGTTGTTCCTCATGTACCTGTCAACGGGCCAGTCTCAAATAGAACTAGCTGAGCG GTTTGACATTCACCGCTCAACAGTCAGCAGTATTATAGCCACGTGGACCCACTTCCTGTACCAGCTGCTTGGAAGCCAGCGTCTATGGATGCCACGTGAAGCTGTGAGAGCACACCTTCCGCCAGAGTTTGCTGGTTACCAGGATACCCAAGTAATACTTGACTGTACTGAAATACGCATCCAGGCCCCATCCTCTCTTCTGCTTCCAAGTGAG gTCTTTTCATCGTACAAGTCTCACCCAACCCTGAAGGCCATGATTGGCATGGCTCCCCATGGTGCAGTTACATTTGTCTCTGGCCTGTATGCAG GATCCATGAGTGATAAAGAGATTTTCAGACTGTCTGGCATCACCAACCTGCTCACACCAGACATGGCCATCATGGTGGACAAAGGGTTCCTTATAGAGAATGTGGCTCCATGCAAG AAATGCCAAGATGAGTCGAGAGGATGTCATTAA